The Primulina tabacum isolate GXHZ01 chromosome 7, ASM2559414v2, whole genome shotgun sequence genome includes a window with the following:
- the LOC142550747 gene encoding uncharacterized protein LOC142550747 — protein MFCRLSIKDIKVNNHRKDHTSVEEPASPKVSCIGQVKRNSRVLGHPAPSANYHKSTKPRKLFSSKTILPTTTNNGAKSGIRGCRTNAETTIIKLETNGCGEGCVKVVDIGDLDPPLPVVHRAAPPLGVR, from the coding sequence AGTAAACAATCACCGGAAAGATCATACATCAGTGGAAGAACCTGCATCACCCAAAGTCAGTTGCATAGGACAAGTCAAGAGAAACAGCAGAGTGCTTGGCCACCCCGCTCCATCAGCCAACTACCACAAGTCGACCAAACCGAGAAAACTCTTTTCTAGCAAAACCATTTTGCCCACAACCACCAATAACGGAGCCAAAAGTGGAATCAGAGGCTGCAGAACAAACGCAGAGACGACGATTATAAAGTTAGAGACTAATGGCTGTGGTGAAGGTTGTGTTAAGGTGGTGGATATAGGTGACCTTGATCCGCCTTTGCCAGTGGTGCATAGGGCGGCACCGCCGCTAGGGGTCCGCTGA